ATCCAGTTTTTTTATCTTTATACTTTGATCCCAGACTTTCTGTTGCATCCTCAATAACAGAAATATTATGTTCTTTAGCAATAACCATCAAAGGATCCATATCAACAGGATGACCAAATATATGTACAGGAGCTATTGCTTTTATTCTTCTTTGTGTTTTCTTGTTATAGGTAAAGCCATCTGTCCTTTTTTCGCACTCATTACGCAAAAAATCAGTAACTTTATTTATATCCATACATAAAGTGTTAGGATCACAGTCCATAAAAACCGGCTCTGCATTACAATACTTAACGGCATTGACCGGTGCAACAAAAGTAAGTGTCGGAACAATTACTTCATCGCCTTGTTTAACGCCACATACTAATAAAGATATATGTAGTGCTGAGGTTCCATTAACAGTCGCAATACCATGCTGTGCACCACAATATGATGCAATATTATTTTCAAACAGATCAACGTACTTACCTACAGAAGATACCCAACCAGTATCAAGGCAATCCTTTACATACTTCCATTCATTCCCTGATATAACAGGTTCGGATAAAGGTATAGATCGTTTTTGCATATTTTCCTTTAAATATTGTACATGTTCCATTTATACCTGCTTATATTATTCTTATCTTTAAACCACTCGATAGTTTTTTGTATGCCGTCTTCTAAAGATACCTCTGGAACCCATCCAGTTAACTCTGTTATCAAAGCATTTGAGCACAGTAATCGTTCGACTTCACTCTTCTCAGGTCTTATTCTAGAATTATCAGTAATAATTGTTGGTTCAACATTTATTAATCTACCTATAAGAAGTGCGAGCTCTCCTATACTAATTTCTTTTCCTGACCCAATGTTGACTACTTTACCGATTGCATTTTTACAGGTACTCAGTGCAATATATCCGTAGCATGTATCTGTCACATAATTAAGATCACGCGTAGGAGATACCGCCCCTAGTTTTATCTCTTTTTGGCCATTAAGTAATTGAGTTATTATTGTCGGTATAACTGCCCTTGCAGATTGACGTGGCCCATATGTATTAAAAGGTCGTACAGTTACTACAGGAAGATCAAATGAACAATAAAATGACTCAGCAATTTTATCAGCACCAATTTTTGATGCAGAATATGGTGACTGTCCTTGCAGTGGATGTTTTTCATCCATTGGTACGTACTGTGAAGTCCCATATACTTCTGATGTAGATGTAACTAAAACACGTTCAACATTATAGTCTCTACATGCCTGTAAGATATTCAATGTACCTTTAACATTCGTATCAATGTACACATCCGGAGAATGATACGAAAAAGGAATGCCTATTAACGCTGCTAAATGAAATACAATATCGACACCTTTCACCGCATTTCTTACTCCGTTAGGATCTCTGATGTCCCCTGCAAATATCTCAATATTTGCTAACTTTTCCTTATGTAACGTATCGAGCCATCCCCATGAGCTAAAAGAATTATAAAAAACAAATGCTTTAACCTTGCATCCTTGATCAATAAGTGACTCTACGAGATGACTTCCAATAAAGCCATCAGCACCAGTGATTAATACTTTCTTATTTTTTAGTGTATCCATACAATAAATATCCTCTTATTGAAGTATTGTTTCATACTTATTAGATTCATTATTCTCTACTTCATTTTTTAACGTTTCTATCTCGATCTTCAACCTCTCATATTCTGTAACTTTTCTTTTAATAAAATTAGCAGCCAAAACAGTTTTCGTCTTAATGCCCTCAGGAGTTAGAACATACATATATGCTATTTTATTATTAGAGTTTTTGAAATTGGTGGCTTTGATTATGCCCTTATCGATAAGAGCTTTTAAGATAAAATTGGTTTTACCAAGACTTATCTTATGTTTTTGGGCAAGAAAGCGCTGGGTGATCTCGGGATTTAGCTCGATATCTTTAATTATCGAATATGCTTCTTCACTGTTTAATATGCTGTTTTTTTCGTTTTCCATATTGTCCAATATTTGTTCGTTCAACAAGTGAACAGACATTATTGCATAGGGGGGTAAGATAGGTCAATAGATTTGTTCAATAAATGAACAGATTATTAATTTAATAGAAAACTTTCACTAAATAGAGCCCTTGAGATGGTGCTGTAGGAACGGTCATAGACCGTTTTTTGAGTTCTAAAAGCTTCTTTATATCGTTTGGGGTAATCTTACCTCTCCCTACTTCAATAAGTGCTCCAACAATGCTTCTTACCATTTTATAGAGAAAGCCGCTTCCTTTGATATCAATAGTAATAATATCCCCTTTTCTCTTTATCTTGAGATATATGATCTTCTTTATAGGAGAGCCCTGATCTTCGCCGCTATCAGCGCTAAATGAGGAAAAATCATGTGTTCCTACCATATATTTGACTGCAGATAGCATTTTTCGTTCATTTAGCCGGCAAAGCTTAAAATGATACATGTAGTCCCTATGTATAGCGGGAGCAATTTGGGTATCACTTATGATATATCGGTAATGCTTTGCCTTCGCATCAAAACGGGCATTAAAGTCTATTTTTGCTTCTTCTGCTTTTACTACTCGTGTATCGTCGGGTAAATAAGAATTTAAACCCATTTGAATGTTTTTTAGGGGTAGTCTTGATTTTGTTTTAAAACTTATCGCTTGTCCATAGGCATGGACACCGCTATCAGTTCTGCTTGAATACTCTA
This Candidatus Ancaeobacter aquaticus DNA region includes the following protein-coding sequences:
- a CDS encoding LegC family aminotransferase, whose translation is MEHVQYLKENMQKRSIPLSEPVISGNEWKYVKDCLDTGWVSSVGKYVDLFENNIASYCGAQHGIATVNGTSALHISLLVCGVKQGDEVIVPTLTFVAPVNAVKYCNAEPVFMDCDPNTLCMDINKVTDFLRNECEKRTDGFTYNKKTQRRIKAIAPVHIFGHPVDMDPLMVIAKEHNISVIEDATESLGSKYKDKKTGSIGDIGCFSFNGNKIITAGGGGMIVTNDDEKAHHAKHLTTQAKSDSLTSDHDQIGYNYRLTNIQAAMGIAQLEKLDDIVEVKRKNAMLYKELLSDSDVIEVLCEKTWSLSNFWLNTIKVGQKHKRPLLDYLIQNDIHARPIWKLIHTLPMYKSNESYNITNALEVSEQCINLPSSVGIKNEDIEYVTKTIKKYLSN
- a CDS encoding NAD-dependent 4,6-dehydratase LegB, with the translated sequence MDTLKNKKVLITGADGFIGSHLVESLIDQGCKVKAFVFYNSFSSWGWLDTLHKEKLANIEIFAGDIRDPNGVRNAVKGVDIVFHLAALIGIPFSYHSPDVYIDTNVKGTLNILQACRDYNVERVLVTSTSEVYGTSQYVPMDEKHPLQGQSPYSASKIGADKIAESFYCSFDLPVVTVRPFNTYGPRQSARAVIPTIITQLLNGQKEIKLGAVSPTRDLNYVTDTCYGYIALSTCKNAIGKVVNIGSGKEISIGELALLIGRLINVEPTIITDNSRIRPEKSEVERLLCSNALITELTGWVPEVSLEDGIQKTIEWFKDKNNISRYKWNMYNI
- a CDS encoding MarR family EPS-associated transcriptional regulator — its product is MENEKNSILNSEEAYSIIKDIELNPEITQRFLAQKHKISLGKTNFILKALIDKGIIKATNFKNSNNKIAYMYVLTPEGIKTKTVLAANFIKRKVTEYERLKIEIETLKNEVENNESNKYETILQ
- the truA gene encoding tRNA pseudouridine(38-40) synthase TruA; translated protein: MRNLKLTIEYDGTHHCGWQIQPKDRTVMQEIQRAIKKLTKETPKIEYSSRTDSGVHAYGQAISFKTKSRLPLKNIQMGLNSYLPDDTRVVKAEEAKIDFNARFDAKAKHYRYIISDTQIAPAIHRDYMYHFKLCRLNERKMLSAVKYMVGTHDFSSFSADSGEDQGSPIKKIIYLKIKRKGDIITIDIKGSGFLYKMVRSIVGALIEVGRGKITPNDIKKLLELKKRSMTVPTAPSQGLYLVKVFY